In Morganella morganii, the following are encoded in one genomic region:
- a CDS encoding fimbrial protein — protein MAIHYRRLLMLLLCAAAGSAAAPNMKLFGTLLVPPACTISDNGVIDVFFGDNVGVHKVDGVNYTRAVNYTLVCEDNIKGWDLGLSVTGPVSGFDDAALQTNIPDLAIHLTQNGKPFTLNKRIAVSPDNPPVIQAVPVKRPGSTLPEGAFDVTATLLAEYQ, from the coding sequence GCAATACATTACCGGCGGTTACTGATGCTGCTGCTGTGTGCCGCAGCGGGCAGCGCAGCCGCCCCGAACATGAAGCTGTTTGGCACGCTGCTGGTGCCGCCTGCCTGCACAATCAGTGATAACGGCGTGATCGATGTGTTTTTCGGTGACAACGTCGGCGTGCATAAAGTGGATGGCGTCAATTACACCCGGGCGGTCAATTACACCCTGGTGTGTGAGGACAATATTAAAGGCTGGGATCTGGGATTGTCGGTTACCGGTCCGGTCAGCGGGTTTGATGATGCGGCCTTACAGACCAATATTCCCGACCTGGCGATTCACCTGACACAAAACGGAAAGCCCTTCACGCTCAACAAACGCATTGCGGTATCACCGGATAACCCGCCGGTGATTCAGGCGGTGCCGGTAAAACGGCCGGGCAGCACACTGCCGGAAGGTGCATTTGATGTGACCGCTACACTGCTGGCGGAATATCAGTAG
- a CDS encoding fimbrial protein, whose translation MNETIRRFFISTCGVFLLSLPGADAGAVPDNLYFHGTLVDEPCTIHPGDETVELPFGNIPDKNLYAYQRTPSKDFRIRLSECDTSIGRRVTVMFAGDENPFISGALAISPGSQAEGIAVGLENADGTALAVNEVSPQITLNDGLTLLNFRAYVQGEPDALANKTIKRGPFSAIATFHLNYD comes from the coding sequence ATGAATGAAACAATAAGGCGCTTTTTTATCAGTACCTGCGGTGTATTTCTGTTATCACTGCCGGGGGCGGATGCCGGGGCGGTTCCTGACAACCTGTATTTTCACGGTACGCTGGTGGATGAACCCTGCACGATACATCCGGGGGATGAAACCGTGGAACTGCCGTTCGGCAATATTCCTGATAAAAACCTGTACGCCTATCAGCGGACACCCTCAAAGGATTTCCGGATCCGGCTCTCGGAGTGTGACACCTCTATCGGCAGGCGGGTGACAGTGATGTTTGCCGGGGATGAGAATCCGTTTATCAGCGGTGCGCTGGCGATAAGTCCGGGCAGTCAGGCGGAAGGCATTGCAGTCGGGCTGGAAAATGCGGACGGCACGGCGCTGGCGGTCAATGAGGTGTCACCGCAGATCACGCTGAATGACGGACTGACGCTGCTGAACTTCCGCGCCTATGTGCAGGGAGAGCCGGATGCGCTGGCAAATAAAACCATTAAACGCGGGCCGTTCAGTGCCATTGCGACATTTCATCTCAATTATGACTGA